A region from the Caldicellulosiruptor naganoensis genome encodes:
- the gmk gene encoding guanylate kinase: protein MKEGLLIVISGPAGVGKGTVVGRLLERNPNIKLSISKTTRKPRPDEKEGISYFFVSREQFEDDIKNDNLLEYAEYNNNYYGTPKDFVLETLKKGFDVILEIETQGALKIKSKFEDAVLIFMLPPSMQELYNRLKKRATETEEEIEARMNIARGEIKLLPKYDYCVVNDDVDKAVEAIEKIIEVEKLKTRRFDIQSFLKE, encoded by the coding sequence ATGAAAGAAGGGCTTTTAATCGTTATATCAGGTCCAGCAGGTGTTGGAAAAGGTACAGTTGTTGGTAGACTTTTAGAGAGAAATCCTAATATTAAACTTTCAATTTCAAAGACCACAAGAAAACCAAGACCTGATGAAAAAGAAGGTATCAGCTATTTTTTTGTCTCCAGGGAACAATTTGAAGATGATATAAAAAATGATAATTTGTTAGAATATGCTGAGTATAACAACAATTATTACGGCACACCTAAGGATTTTGTTTTAGAGACATTGAAGAAAGGTTTTGATGTAATATTGGAGATTGAAACACAGGGTGCGTTGAAAATCAAGTCTAAATTTGAAGATGCAGTACTCATATTCATGCTACCACCGTCTATGCAAGAGTTGTATAACAGGCTCAAGAAAAGAGCAACAGAGACCGAAGAGGAGATCGAGGCAAGAATGAATATTGCAAGAGGTGAAATCAAGCTTTTGCCAAAGTATGACTATTGTGTTGTAAATGATGATGTTGATAAAGCTGTTGAAGCAATTGAAAAGATTATTGAAGTAGAGAAACTTAAAACAAGAAGATTTGACATACAAAGTTTTTTAAAGGAGTGA
- the rpoZ gene encoding DNA-directed RNA polymerase subunit omega — MLLRPGLNELLQYVDNKYTLSVLVAKRARQLLEQAQKKMDLNLNSDKYVTMAVNETASGKISYKYIKPVKKNESKK, encoded by the coding sequence ATGTTACTTCGACCTGGGCTTAATGAACTTTTGCAGTATGTAGACAATAAATATACACTCTCTGTGCTTGTTGCAAAACGTGCAAGACAGCTTTTAGAACAGGCTCAGAAAAAAATGGATTTAAATTTAAATTCTGACAAATATGTCACAATGGCAGTAAATGAAACTGCTTCTGGCAAAATTTCCTACAAGTATATAAAGCCGGTGAAAAAGAATGAGTCTAAAAAATAA
- the remA gene encoding extracellular matrix/biofilm regulator RemA — protein sequence MKLINIGFGNIVSANRLIAIVSPDSAPIKRIIQEARERGMLIDATYGRRTRAVIITDSDHVILSAVQPETVAHRVIEPEEDFEEDIDVDDEVDKK from the coding sequence ATAAAGCTTATTAACATTGGATTTGGAAATATTGTTTCAGCAAACAGGCTGATTGCAATTGTCAGTCCTGACTCTGCACCAATAAAGAGAATAATCCAAGAAGCAAGAGAAAGAGGAATGCTAATTGATGCGACATACGGGAGAAGAACAAGAGCTGTTATTATAACAGATTCTGACCATGTGATATTGTCAGCTGTCCAGCCAGAAACTGTTGCACACAGAGTAATAGAGCCTGAAGAAGATTTTGAGGAAGATATTGATGTTGATGATGAGGTTGACAAAAAATGA
- the coaBC gene encoding bifunctional phosphopantothenoylcysteine decarboxylase/phosphopantothenate--cysteine ligase CoaBC: MSLKNKNVLIGICGGIAAYKVCELIRLLRKLEANVKIIMTQNAQKFITPLTVQTLSQNRVYLDTFESEYSYDIEHISLTNWADILIVAPATANIIGKFANGIADDLLSTTFLAFNKPILVVPAMNSNMFENRIVQANIQKLKQMGINVLEPDAGLLACGVYGKGRYPENQKIIIEIERLLEKKDLEGKSILITAGPTREYLDPVRFISNRSSGKMGFALAEEAYKRGAKVTLISGPVNIQTYADIKIINVETASQMYDEVKKMKDEHDILIFSAAVADFRPKNFKESKIKKDQWQNLHIELEKNPDILKYAGETKKDWQIVVGFSAETENVVENSQKKLYEKNADLIVANNVLQEGAGFDVDTNIVTLISKDKILEFSKLTKREVASKIFDFIVDYLCRKEQR; this comes from the coding sequence ATGAGTCTAAAAAATAAAAATGTGTTGATTGGAATATGTGGTGGTATAGCAGCGTATAAAGTGTGCGAGTTAATCAGGCTTTTGAGAAAACTTGAAGCTAATGTTAAGATAATTATGACTCAAAATGCTCAAAAATTTATAACTCCCTTGACTGTGCAAACTCTTTCTCAAAACAGAGTTTATCTTGACACCTTTGAAAGCGAGTATTCCTATGATATAGAGCATATATCTTTGACAAACTGGGCAGATATCTTAATTGTAGCACCTGCAACAGCAAATATCATTGGCAAATTTGCAAATGGTATTGCCGATGATCTTTTATCAACCACCTTTTTGGCTTTCAATAAGCCCATTTTGGTTGTTCCTGCAATGAATTCGAACATGTTTGAAAATAGGATTGTTCAGGCAAATATACAAAAGCTGAAACAGATGGGTATAAATGTTTTAGAGCCTGATGCAGGACTTTTAGCCTGTGGAGTGTATGGTAAAGGACGTTATCCTGAAAACCAGAAAATTATAATCGAAATTGAAAGACTGCTTGAAAAAAAAGATTTAGAAGGCAAAAGCATTCTCATCACAGCAGGGCCAACAAGAGAATACTTAGACCCTGTGAGGTTTATTTCTAACAGGTCGTCAGGTAAAATGGGGTTTGCGTTAGCAGAAGAAGCCTATAAAAGAGGTGCAAAAGTTACACTAATATCAGGTCCAGTAAACATTCAGACCTATGCAGATATCAAAATAATCAATGTTGAAACAGCTTCTCAGATGTACGATGAAGTAAAAAAGATGAAAGATGAGCATGATATACTAATATTCTCTGCTGCAGTTGCAGACTTCAGACCAAAAAACTTTAAAGAGTCAAAGATAAAAAAAGACCAGTGGCAAAATCTTCATATTGAACTTGAAAAAAACCCTGATATTTTAAAATATGCTGGAGAGACTAAAAAAGATTGGCAAATTGTTGTTGGATTTTCAGCCGAGACAGAAAATGTAGTTGAAAATTCTCAAAAAAAACTTTATGAAAAAAATGCAGATTTAATTGTTGCCAACAATGTTTTACAAGAAGGTGCTGGATTTGATGTGGATACGAACATAGTGACACTCATATCAAAGGATAAGATTTTGGAATTTTCCAAACTTACTAAAAGAGAAGTGGCAAGTAAAATATTTGACTTCATAGTGGATTACCTCTGCAGAAAGGAGCAGAGGTAA
- a CDS encoding histone deacetylase family protein: MQKAQNKLGLILFPAFDWKITPTHPEREERLLYTIDQIEEEGLFDYENIFVYNPEVIDDKYINLTHFCIPDVDSIVTISHKIAAGSSITIAKKVLSNEVTKGFALIRPPGHHAHRITYGDRGFCIINNEAIMVEYLRKEHKTKKIAIIDTDCHHGDGTQDIFWNDKDVLFISLHQDGRTLYPGSGFTNEIGGPAAIGYTLNLPLPPYTSDEGFLYCLENLILPILEEFKPEIIINSAGQDNHYSDPLTNMNFSAQGYAKLTEKLNPHISVLEGGYSVESALPYVNLGIIFALAGIDYSNIKEPDYDYEKLRQSTKISEYIKRLCENVYTIWKNKEQTEHDLKKKYQKYFTRKKSIYYDTMGFLEQQLESIKICNKCSGLITIESYCLNYRVFAITIPHDACDECYDEGYKLFATTDIGSFSHIILQDKRNFEFHKKEYSK, translated from the coding sequence ATGCAAAAAGCACAAAACAAACTTGGACTGATACTTTTTCCTGCCTTTGACTGGAAAATTACACCTACACATCCCGAGAGAGAAGAAAGACTTCTTTATACCATTGACCAAATTGAAGAAGAAGGTCTTTTTGACTATGAGAATATATTTGTGTACAATCCTGAAGTAATTGACGACAAATATATAAACCTTACACACTTTTGTATCCCTGACGTTGATTCGATTGTAACCATTTCACATAAAATAGCAGCGGGCAGTAGCATCACAATAGCTAAAAAAGTTTTGTCAAACGAGGTTACAAAAGGGTTTGCTTTGATTCGCCCCCCTGGTCACCATGCTCACAGAATAACATATGGTGACAGAGGATTTTGTATAATAAACAATGAAGCAATAATGGTCGAATATTTAAGGAAAGAGCATAAAACAAAAAAGATAGCAATCATTGATACAGATTGTCATCACGGCGACGGAACACAGGATATATTCTGGAACGACAAAGATGTTCTTTTTATATCCCTGCATCAAGATGGAAGAACACTTTATCCTGGAAGTGGTTTTACAAACGAAATAGGCGGCCCAGCTGCAATTGGGTACACTCTCAATTTGCCTTTGCCACCTTATACTTCAGATGAGGGATTTTTGTATTGTTTGGAAAATTTGATCCTCCCTATCTTAGAAGAATTTAAACCTGAGATTATCATAAATTCAGCTGGACAAGATAATCACTACTCCGACCCTTTGACAAATATGAACTTTTCAGCACAAGGCTATGCTAAACTCACCGAAAAATTAAATCCTCATATTTCGGTGTTAGAAGGTGGCTACTCTGTCGAAAGTGCTTTACCTTATGTTAATCTCGGCATAATATTTGCCCTTGCTGGTATTGATTACTCTAATATTAAAGAGCCTGACTATGACTACGAAAAGTTAAGGCAATCGACAAAAATAAGTGAATACATTAAAAGATTGTGTGAAAATGTATACACTATATGGAAAAACAAAGAGCAGACTGAGCATGATCTCAAGAAAAAATACCAGAAATATTTTACACGGAAAAAATCGATATACTATGACACCATGGGATTTTTAGAACAGCAGCTTGAGAGTATTAAAATTTGTAACAAGTGCTCAGGACTTATAACTATTGAATCATATTGTTTAAACTATAGGGTCTTTGCGATTACAATACCACATGATGCCTGTGATGAGTGCTATGATGAGGGATATAAACTTTTTGCTACTACTGACATTGGCAGTTTTTCTCACATAATCTTACAAGATAAAAGAAACTTTGAATTTCACAAAAAAGAATATTCAAAATAG
- the priA gene encoding replication restart helicase PriA produces MIAEVCINYQDANVDKTFDYLVPEHLEELVEVGKRVYVNFGVSNRVVEGLIVNVKEDTNIEKEKLKRIFSVIDKIPVVSEEQIKLAFSIRDYYALKLGQALELVIPPFISNKDIYQISAKTDQEIDLEGELKEIYKKILKRPISANSKFAKENKEKIISLFLKGLLKYELKPLKSLEDKKENMLTEPQYGLTDEQNRALDVIKTAFDEGVYKNILLFGVTGSGKTEVYIQAMKYVIEKGKSVILMVPEISLTPQMIESVKNRLNTTVVVYHSKMSSLQRQMAWLKLKSGEAKVVIGPRSAIFAPAKELGLIIVDEEHEPSYKAEKSPRINAVEVAQMRAKINNIPVVLGSATPMVEHYYWAISGKYLLCTLKSRVNMTMPEVFVVDMKKELLEGNKSIFSRLLLSEIEKNLQKGEQVLLFLNRRGYSPVVICRECGYVYMCKNCSISLTYHKSGYLKCHYCNYKEKYTGICPKCGSKYVRQYGSGTQRIEDEIKMYFKDAKILRMDKDTTTRKDAIEEILNRFKRKEADILVGTQMIAKGLHFPDLTLVGVINADTILNMPDFRSKERTFQLLTQVAGRAGREKQGRVIIQTFNPDDYSIVAASKHDYESFFREEIKLRKAMGYPPYAYIVNFVVVSQNEKYAQRGIENVYRLLEEYSKTADAKIYGPSESPIFKVENQYRYHILVKFKKALQMIDVANKIKERYNYNNAELIIDVNPWNTL; encoded by the coding sequence ATGATTGCTGAGGTGTGTATTAATTATCAAGATGCAAACGTGGATAAGACATTTGACTATTTGGTACCAGAACATCTTGAAGAGCTTGTCGAAGTTGGTAAAAGGGTGTATGTAAACTTTGGAGTTTCGAACAGGGTTGTAGAAGGACTCATTGTCAATGTAAAAGAAGATACAAATATTGAGAAGGAAAAGCTAAAACGCATTTTTAGTGTAATTGACAAAATCCCAGTTGTATCTGAGGAGCAAATAAAGCTTGCGTTTTCTATCCGCGATTATTATGCTCTTAAATTGGGGCAGGCGTTAGAATTGGTTATTCCACCTTTTATAAGTAATAAAGATATATACCAAATTTCTGCAAAGACTGACCAAGAGATAGATTTAGAGGGCGAATTGAAGGAGATTTACAAGAAAATTTTAAAAAGACCCATTTCGGCAAATTCAAAATTTGCAAAAGAGAACAAAGAAAAGATTATAAGTCTATTTTTAAAGGGATTACTTAAATATGAATTAAAGCCTTTAAAAAGTTTAGAAGATAAAAAGGAAAACATGTTGACAGAACCCCAATACGGGTTGACTGATGAGCAAAATAGAGCTCTTGATGTGATAAAGACAGCTTTTGATGAAGGAGTATACAAAAACATTCTTTTATTTGGAGTAACTGGAAGTGGAAAAACAGAAGTGTATATTCAAGCAATGAAGTATGTAATCGAAAAGGGTAAAAGTGTAATCCTGATGGTACCTGAAATTTCTCTTACTCCTCAGATGATTGAAAGTGTTAAAAACAGATTAAACACTACTGTTGTTGTCTATCACAGTAAGATGAGCAGTTTACAAAGACAGATGGCATGGCTGAAATTAAAAAGCGGAGAGGCAAAGGTGGTAATTGGCCCAAGGTCAGCAATATTTGCCCCAGCAAAGGAGTTAGGTCTTATAATTGTAGATGAAGAGCATGAACCGAGCTACAAAGCTGAAAAGTCTCCCCGTATAAATGCTGTCGAGGTTGCTCAGATGAGAGCAAAGATAAATAACATTCCAGTTGTCTTAGGTTCAGCAACTCCAATGGTCGAACACTATTACTGGGCAATTTCAGGAAAGTATCTTCTTTGTACCCTGAAGAGCAGAGTAAACATGACAATGCCGGAAGTATTTGTAGTGGATATGAAAAAGGAACTTTTAGAAGGTAACAAATCTATCTTCAGCAGGTTATTGCTATCTGAGATAGAAAAGAACTTGCAGAAGGGAGAACAGGTTTTACTTTTCTTAAACAGAAGAGGTTATTCACCTGTTGTGATATGCCGTGAATGTGGTTACGTGTATATGTGTAAAAATTGCAGCATTTCTCTTACCTATCACAAAAGTGGGTATTTGAAATGTCATTATTGTAATTATAAAGAGAAGTATACAGGTATATGTCCAAAATGTGGTAGTAAATATGTGCGCCAGTATGGAAGTGGTACTCAGAGAATTGAAGATGAGATTAAAATGTATTTCAAAGATGCTAAGATTTTACGTATGGACAAAGACACCACTACCAGAAAAGACGCTATTGAAGAAATTTTAAACAGGTTCAAGCGTAAAGAGGCTGACATATTGGTTGGAACCCAAATGATTGCAAAAGGTCTCCACTTTCCTGACTTGACTCTGGTTGGAGTGATAAATGCGGATACTATTTTGAATATGCCGGATTTTAGAAGTAAGGAAAGAACATTTCAACTTCTTACTCAAGTAGCTGGCAGAGCTGGGAGAGAAAAACAAGGGAGAGTGATAATTCAGACATTCAATCCTGATGATTACAGTATTGTTGCAGCATCAAAGCACGACTATGAGAGCTTTTTTAGAGAAGAGATAAAACTGCGAAAAGCAATGGGGTATCCACCCTATGCATACATAGTAAATTTCGTGGTGGTATCTCAAAACGAGAAGTATGCTCAAAGAGGAATAGAAAATGTATACAGATTGCTTGAGGAATATTCGAAAACAGCAGATGCAAAAATCTATGGACCAAGTGAAAGCCCCATTTTCAAAGTTGAGAATCAGTATAGGTATCATATTCTTGTGAAATTTAAAAAGGCTTTGCAGATGATTGATGTAGCAAATAAGATAAAAGAAAGATATAATTATAATAATGCTGAACTTATAATAGACGTCAACCCTTGGAATACACTGTAA
- the fmt gene encoding methionyl-tRNA formyltransferase has translation MGTPEFAVNILQKLIEDPTFNIRLVVTQPDKPVGRKQILTPPPVKEFALKFNLNVIQPEKLKGNQEFFEILKKINPDVIVVVAYGKILPKEVLHIPRYGCINVHASLLPEYRGAAPIQRAIMDGQNYTGITIMKMDEELDTGDILLQEKIEIEKNDDVITLSNKLSELGGRLLIKTLKNISNITPIKQDSTKATYAPPIEKSEGQISWDMTNIEIYNRFRALKGWPGIFTAYKGKLLKIHDMEIVNEKKIENVQNGTVIEIDDSGIVIKVKDGAIKIKELQLEGGRKISAKDFVNGYKIKRGDILR, from the coding sequence ATGGGAACACCAGAGTTTGCGGTAAATATATTGCAGAAGTTAATTGAAGATCCTACATTTAACATAAGACTGGTGGTAACTCAGCCGGACAAGCCAGTGGGCAGAAAACAGATTCTAACTCCACCACCGGTCAAAGAGTTTGCATTAAAATTTAATCTTAATGTAATTCAACCTGAGAAATTAAAAGGCAACCAAGAGTTTTTTGAAATCTTGAAAAAGATAAATCCAGATGTAATTGTAGTTGTGGCATATGGCAAAATACTTCCGAAGGAAGTTTTGCACATCCCCAGATATGGATGTATCAATGTTCATGCTTCACTTTTACCTGAATATAGAGGTGCTGCGCCAATTCAAAGGGCAATTATGGATGGGCAAAATTATACAGGCATTACAATTATGAAGATGGATGAAGAACTTGATACAGGAGATATTCTGCTTCAGGAAAAAATAGAAATAGAGAAAAATGATGATGTAATAACACTTTCTAACAAGCTTTCTGAGCTTGGTGGGAGACTTTTAATTAAAACTTTAAAAAATATTTCAAATATTACACCAATTAAGCAAGACTCGACAAAAGCTACGTATGCTCCTCCAATTGAAAAAAGTGAGGGTCAGATTTCTTGGGATATGACTAATATAGAAATCTATAATAGATTTAGAGCTCTAAAAGGTTGGCCAGGTATATTTACCGCCTATAAAGGTAAACTCTTAAAAATCCATGACATGGAGATTGTAAATGAAAAGAAGATAGAAAATGTGCAAAATGGTACAGTTATAGAGATTGACGATAGTGGGATTGTGATCAAGGTGAAAGACGGTGCAATAAAGATAAAAGAACTTCAATTAGAAGGTGGCAGAAAAATAAGTGCAAAAGATTTTGTCAATGGGTATAAAATAAAAAGAGGTGATATTTTAAGGTAA
- a CDS encoding hydantoinase/oxoprolinase family protein produces the protein MIIGLDVGGTNIDIVAIENNKVVDYKKFELGHDVLSSILTSLEEFITKDHISTLNRIVLSTTITTNAIVQNKLDKVGMIIENGIGANPDFLMCADANVLVDGYINNRGIEVKSFSPHTVEKAVSEFKKFSIRNVGIACKFSVRNPKHENEIYDIVKKHCFEFISLGHRISGKLNFPRRVFSTYLNSAVYSSFKLLYSAILEFLKEKNLPTEIVFIQKPDGGIINLENLKEFPIFSILSGPAASAQGGYILSKPISNAVIIDIGGTTTDISFVCNGQFVLEQYGATIGNYPTLVRAIYSRSVGIGGDSIVKVEDSISVGPETVKSYATDRENVVTFSDVLLYSTNSSCLDNKLQTRLMNLSKKVNMSLTLFCNEVLEIALNAISKKIKEGIEYINSAPVYTIQKLLYGEKFAPEKAIVIGGAADLIREHLEKKLKIRVEVPQYYMVANAIGCALGSVSREYNLIADTQQGKVYIPELNKCESVDIDFTPAQAKDFLINKIIEAGDALSAEEIEIIEENSFNMIRNLRYCGKIIKIKAQLKPKLQELK, from the coding sequence ATGATAATTGGTCTTGATGTGGGCGGAACAAATATCGACATTGTTGCAATTGAAAATAACAAAGTTGTTGATTATAAAAAATTTGAACTTGGCCATGACGTTCTTTCGTCTATATTGACAAGCTTAGAAGAATTTATAACAAAAGATCATATCTCAACTCTTAATCGTATTGTGCTCAGTACTACAATTACCACAAATGCAATTGTTCAAAACAAACTTGACAAAGTTGGAATGATAATCGAAAACGGTATCGGAGCAAATCCAGATTTTCTTATGTGTGCAGATGCTAATGTTTTGGTCGATGGTTACATAAACAACAGAGGTATTGAAGTTAAAAGTTTTTCTCCTCATACAGTAGAAAAAGCAGTCTCAGAATTTAAAAAGTTCTCAATAAGAAACGTAGGAATTGCTTGTAAGTTCTCTGTGAGAAATCCAAAACACGAGAATGAAATATATGATATTGTTAAAAAGCATTGTTTTGAGTTTATTTCCTTAGGCCACAGGATTTCTGGCAAACTGAACTTTCCGCGAAGAGTATTCTCAACATATCTAAATTCAGCTGTTTATAGCAGTTTTAAGCTTCTTTATAGTGCTATTTTAGAATTCTTGAAAGAAAAGAATTTACCTACTGAAATAGTGTTCATTCAAAAACCAGATGGTGGAATTATCAATTTAGAAAATTTAAAAGAATTTCCTATTTTCTCGATTCTGTCAGGACCCGCTGCTTCAGCACAAGGGGGTTATATCTTATCAAAACCCATCTCAAATGCAGTTATAATCGACATTGGTGGAACCACTACTGATATTTCATTTGTATGTAACGGCCAATTTGTCTTAGAGCAGTATGGAGCAACAATAGGAAATTATCCTACTTTAGTGCGTGCTATTTATTCAAGGTCTGTGGGAATTGGTGGCGACAGTATTGTAAAAGTTGAAGATTCTATCTCAGTTGGCCCTGAAACTGTAAAATCTTATGCAACTGATAGGGAAAACGTTGTAACCTTTTCTGACGTGCTACTGTACTCAACAAACTCTTCTTGTTTAGATAATAAGCTTCAAACTCGACTTATGAACTTATCCAAAAAAGTGAATATGTCCCTTACACTTTTTTGTAATGAAGTATTAGAAATAGCTTTAAATGCAATCTCCAAGAAAATAAAAGAAGGTATTGAGTACATTAACTCCGCCCCTGTATATACAATCCAAAAACTCTTATACGGTGAGAAATTTGCTCCAGAAAAGGCAATTGTGATTGGTGGGGCTGCTGATTTGATTAGGGAACACTTAGAAAAAAAGTTAAAAATCAGGGTAGAAGTTCCTCAATATTATATGGTGGCAAACGCAATAGGGTGCGCACTCGGATCAGTCTCAAGAGAATATAATTTGATTGCAGACACTCAGCAAGGAAAAGTTTATATACCTGAACTGAATAAGTGTGAAAGTGTTGATATAGATTTTACTCCTGCCCAAGCAAAGGATTTTCTGATAAATAAGATCATAGAAGCAGGGGATGCTCTTTCGGCTGAGGAGATAGAAATTATCGAGGAGAATTCATTTAACATGATTAGAAACCTTAGGTATTGTGGAAAGATAATTAAGATTAAAGCACAGCTAAAGCCCAAATTGCAAGAATTAAAATAA
- the def gene encoding peptide deformylase: MALRKIRTYEDEILRKKSKTVEKFDKRLHDLLDDMKETMYEANGIGLAAPQVGILKRAIVIDIGDGAIEIVNPIVEHSEGTQIDIEGCLSVPNVWGEVERPKKVTVKGQNRYGEEIVIEAEDLLARALCHEIDHLDGVLFIDKVIRFVTEEEIEERRSKGQKMDLE, translated from the coding sequence ATGGCTTTAAGAAAAATAAGAACATATGAGGATGAAATACTTCGGAAAAAATCTAAAACTGTTGAAAAATTTGATAAAAGGCTCCATGACCTTCTTGACGATATGAAAGAAACTATGTATGAAGCAAACGGAATAGGACTTGCAGCACCTCAAGTTGGGATATTAAAAAGAGCGATTGTAATTGATATAGGCGATGGAGCAATTGAGATTGTAAATCCCATTGTAGAGCATTCTGAAGGAACTCAGATAGATATTGAAGGCTGCCTTTCTGTTCCCAATGTGTGGGGAGAAGTAGAAAGACCTAAAAAGGTGACCGTAAAGGGGCAGAATAGATACGGTGAAGAGATTGTAATTGAAGCTGAGGATTTGCTTGCACGGGCTTTGTGCCATGAGATTGACCATCTTGATGGAGTTTTGTTTATTGACAAGGTGATAAGGTTTGTGACAGAAGAAGAGATTGAAGAAAGACGTTCAAAGGGACAAAAGATGGACTTAGAATAA
- a CDS encoding YicC/YloC family endoribonuclease produces MIKSMTGYGGSKQIINLREYSVDIRSVNHRYLEINLKVPKEFVKFESEIKNLISKYISRGKVDVYVSFKSFSEKDYRIIPNLGLLKQYLEAINVVRENFAEVQDDFSLSTFIKLPDALVIENQELDSDIIKNELLSCIEDAVKSLDNMRKTEGENLKKDILQRIEKIKEIIQTIEQYSASLVENYREKLYKRISEYFDIKNIDENRLMLEITLFADKSDITEELVRLKSHINQFVGCIEEGGVVGKKLDFIVQEMNREANTIGAKSIIYEISSCVVSLKDELEKIREQVQNIE; encoded by the coding sequence ATGATTAAAAGCATGACAGGTTATGGTGGTTCAAAGCAGATTATAAACCTAAGAGAGTATTCAGTTGACATAAGGAGTGTAAACCATAGATATTTAGAGATAAACTTGAAAGTACCAAAAGAATTTGTAAAGTTTGAGAGTGAGATAAAAAATCTTATCTCAAAATATATTTCGCGAGGAAAAGTTGATGTCTATGTAAGTTTTAAAAGTTTTAGCGAAAAAGATTACAGAATAATACCTAATTTAGGGCTGCTCAAGCAGTATTTAGAAGCGATAAATGTTGTTAGAGAGAACTTTGCTGAGGTTCAAGATGATTTTAGCTTGTCAACTTTCATAAAGCTTCCGGATGCACTTGTCATTGAAAATCAGGAACTTGACAGTGATATAATAAAAAATGAGCTATTAAGTTGTATTGAGGATGCGGTAAAAAGCCTTGATAATATGAGAAAGACTGAGGGCGAAAATTTAAAAAAAGACATATTACAAAGAATTGAAAAGATAAAAGAGATAATTCAGACTATAGAGCAATATTCAGCTTCCCTGGTAGAGAATTACCGTGAAAAACTTTATAAAAGAATAAGCGAATACTTTGACATAAAAAACATAGACGAGAACAGGCTGATGTTGGAAATAACCCTCTTTGCTGACAAGAGTGATATCACAGAAGAATTAGTAAGGCTAAAAAGTCATATAAATCAGTTTGTTGGGTGTATAGAAGAAGGTGGAGTTGTTGGTAAAAAGCTTGATTTTATTGTCCAGGAGATGAACAGGGAGGCAAATACAATTGGTGCAAAGTCTATAATCTATGAGATTTCAAGTTGTGTTGTTAGCTTAAAAGATGAGCTTGAAAAAATCCGTGAACAAGTTCAAAATATTGAGTAG